From Elephas maximus indicus isolate mEleMax1 chromosome 1, mEleMax1 primary haplotype, whole genome shotgun sequence, a single genomic window includes:
- the PKIB gene encoding cAMP-dependent protein kinase inhibitor beta isoform X3: MRKDSSEMTDVESVVTSFASSARAGRRNALPDIQSSAATGGTSDLPAKLEALSMKEDVKKKDEETTQVQVENPPNEEK; this comes from the exons ATGAGGAAAGATTCGTCAGAAATGACTGATGTGGAGTCTGTGGTCACCAGTTTCGCATCTTCAGCAAGGGCAGGCCGCCGGAATGCCTTACCGGACATCCAGAGTTCAGCTGCTACAGGTGGAACCTCAGATTTGCCCGCCAAACTGGAGGCCCTCAGCATGAAGGAAG atgtaaaaaagaaagatgaagaaacaacaCAAGTCCAAGTGGAAAACCCcccaaatgaagaaaaatga
- the PKIB gene encoding cAMP-dependent protein kinase inhibitor beta isoform X2 yields MKDAAMRKDSSEMTDVESVVTSFASSARAGRRNALPDIQSSAATGGTSDLPAKLEALSMKEDVKKKDEETTQVQVENPPNEEK; encoded by the exons ATGAAGG ATGCTGCTATGAGGAAAGATTCGTCAGAAATGACTGATGTGGAGTCTGTGGTCACCAGTTTCGCATCTTCAGCAAGGGCAGGCCGCCGGAATGCCTTACCGGACATCCAGAGTTCAGCTGCTACAGGTGGAACCTCAGATTTGCCCGCCAAACTGGAGGCCCTCAGCATGAAGGAAG atgtaaaaaagaaagatgaagaaacaacaCAAGTCCAAGTGGAAAACCCcccaaatgaagaaaaatga